A portion of the Anoxybacillus gonensis genome contains these proteins:
- a CDS encoding GerAB/ArcD/ProY family transporter: MMKTPNERLSVNAYLVFFLVHTAQIGLGIVGVQRVIFVEARQDAWIAVLISGLWIHLIVFVICQTLKSSEHDNIFSLHTFVYGRVLGWIINAAVVVYFLMAYTSILLGYVEMALTWMYPDFPLWGGALILVLLTVYALYGGGFRLVAGVSFLTFFMTIWIVVVVFQPLKYAEWIHLLPILEATPKQMMNGVLKTSYTMLGFEVLYIIYPFVKEKERVHRYAQLGVLLTTLLVAAVTVIAIAFFSPKQLDVTIWASLSMFTIIKFPFIERFEYIVIPLWLLVILPNLLMFMWAMTRGGKALFHIKQKYGLFLFAGLSFAVAVIFEKRATINKFIDQVGWYGFWLSFVYPFFLYVFVRIKTWAKGSAK; this comes from the coding sequence ATGATGAAAACGCCAAACGAACGGCTATCCGTGAATGCGTATCTCGTTTTTTTTCTCGTTCATACCGCGCAAATTGGCCTCGGCATCGTCGGCGTGCAGCGCGTCATTTTCGTTGAAGCGCGCCAAGATGCATGGATTGCCGTCCTTATTAGCGGGTTATGGATTCATCTTATCGTTTTCGTCATTTGCCAAACGTTAAAATCGTCGGAACATGACAACATTTTTTCGCTTCATACGTTCGTGTATGGACGTGTGCTCGGTTGGATCATAAACGCAGCGGTTGTCGTTTATTTTTTAATGGCGTATACGTCTATTTTGCTCGGTTATGTGGAGATGGCATTAACGTGGATGTACCCCGATTTTCCGCTTTGGGGCGGTGCGCTCATTTTAGTGCTTTTAACGGTATATGCCTTATATGGCGGCGGGTTTCGGCTCGTGGCTGGCGTTAGTTTTTTAACGTTTTTTATGACCATTTGGATCGTTGTTGTCGTTTTTCAACCGTTGAAATATGCGGAGTGGATTCATTTACTCCCTATATTGGAAGCGACGCCGAAGCAAATGATGAACGGCGTATTAAAAACGTCTTACACGATGCTTGGATTTGAAGTGTTATATATCATTTATCCGTTTGTAAAAGAAAAAGAGCGCGTTCATCGCTATGCGCAACTTGGTGTGTTATTGACGACATTGCTCGTTGCTGCGGTGACGGTCATTGCGATTGCTTTTTTTAGTCCGAAACAACTCGATGTCACCATTTGGGCATCGTTATCGATGTTTACGATCATCAAATTTCCGTTTATTGAGCGGTTTGAATATATCGTCATCCCGCTTTGGTTGCTCGTCATTTTGCCGAATTTACTCATGTTTATGTGGGCGATGACGCGCGGTGGAAAAGCGCTTTTTCATATCAAACAAAAATACGGGTTATTTCTTTTTGCGGGTTTATCTTTTGCGGTTGCGGTTATTTTTGAAAAGCGAGCGACAATTAACAAATTTATTGATCAAGTCGGATGGTATGGGTTTTGGTTGAGCTTCGTCTATCCGTTTTTCTTATATGTTTTTGTGCGCATCAAAACATGGGCAAAGGGGAGCGCAAAATGA
- a CDS encoding Ger(x)C family spore germination protein yields MKWLIIVMLLLSGCVSPRVLERQGIITAAGFDKKGNMYEGGSVMLSFQTTGSSMSEVIEATNKTSKGLRQDLEAQTSHDLGSGQIRVVVYGKELAKKEGIFPLTDTLQRDANIGSLVYLAIAEPSAKTVIKSKKHEDTPDIGTYLYRLIEKNLRSESLLAATLHEFIHSYYDVGKDPVLPCLSLRDDKPIIEKVALFRGDKFVGTVRLDESFYIKMLASEYNTGLKNVTVSREDVAPLLIKKKGKKVNIVFNEIRTKRKIKLVRQKPFPHFRVTVKMQTEILEMSEKMKPIMQANIHVLERAIEKQMKKEINQLLEKLKAYETDPIGFGQIYDHSVRKLQLTNKQWLPLYKDARIDVDVNVSILRTGTID; encoded by the coding sequence ATGAAATGGTTGATCATCGTCATGTTGTTGCTTAGCGGTTGTGTATCCCCGCGCGTATTAGAGCGACAAGGCATTATTACAGCAGCAGGATTTGATAAAAAAGGAAATATGTATGAAGGTGGATCGGTTATGCTTTCGTTCCAAACGACAGGTTCATCGATGTCCGAAGTGATTGAAGCGACAAATAAAACGAGCAAAGGGCTTCGCCAAGATTTAGAGGCGCAAACGAGCCACGATTTAGGTTCGGGACAAATTCGCGTCGTTGTATACGGAAAGGAGCTAGCAAAGAAAGAAGGGATTTTTCCACTCACCGACACGCTACAACGCGATGCGAACATCGGCTCGCTCGTTTATTTAGCTATTGCGGAGCCGAGCGCAAAAACAGTCATAAAAAGTAAAAAACATGAAGATACGCCCGATATTGGAACATATTTATATCGATTAATTGAAAAAAATTTGCGCAGTGAATCGCTATTAGCCGCCACGTTGCACGAGTTCATTCATAGTTATTACGACGTTGGCAAAGATCCGGTTTTACCTTGTTTATCATTGCGTGACGACAAACCGATTATTGAAAAAGTAGCGCTCTTTCGCGGAGACAAATTTGTCGGAACGGTGCGACTCGACGAAAGTTTTTACATTAAAATGTTAGCCTCAGAGTATAACACTGGACTAAAAAATGTGACGGTGTCGCGCGAAGATGTCGCTCCGTTATTAATAAAGAAAAAGGGAAAAAAAGTGAATATTGTGTTTAACGAAATTCGGACGAAACGGAAAATTAAGCTCGTTCGCCAAAAACCATTTCCGCATTTTCGTGTTACGGTCAAGATGCAAACGGAAATTTTAGAGATGTCTGAAAAAATGAAGCCAATTATGCAAGCGAATATACACGTGCTTGAGCGGGCAATTGAAAAACAAATGAAAAAAGAAATCAATCAGCTATTGGAGAAATTAAAAGCATATGAAACGGACCCGATCGGATTTGGACAAATATATGACCATTCGGTGCGCAAATTACAGTTGACAAATAAACAATGGTTGCCATTGTACAAAGATGCACGGATCGACGTCGATGTGAACGTATCGATTTTACGCACAGGAACAATTGACTAA
- a CDS encoding glycosyltransferase family 2 protein, with protein sequence MIKLAAMFVFFFMIAVILFYTFLLVVSLVQLRRMYELDEWEPYEEMLDVSYTKPVSILVPAYNEEAGIFATVRSLLSIEYPEYEIVVINDGSTDDTLERLKNDFDLIPIKRVIREQLKTKRVRAVYRSRKFSHLFVIDKENGGKADALNAGINFSTYPYVCSIDGDSVIERRAFLKVMKPIVDSDEDVIASGGSVRIANGCDIEKGEVVRIGLSRQPLVIMQVIEYLRAFLMGRIGLSRHNLLLIVSGAFGVFSKQWVIRAGGYAHTVGEDMELVVRLHRLIKETNTNKKIVYVPDPVCWTEAPESMTDLRKQRRRWHRGLLESLWLHRRMWFNPRYGSIGLVSMPYFLLIEFLGPVVELLGYILIIVSLILGDVYIEFAILLFLVSVLYGSIFSMAAVLLEEWTVRKFSGVSDVVRLFFYSLTETLWYRPLTVLWRCEGIIDALLKRKGWGEMKRKGVSK encoded by the coding sequence ATGATTAAACTTGCAGCGATGTTCGTCTTTTTCTTTATGATTGCGGTCATTTTATTTTATACGTTTTTACTCGTTGTTTCGCTTGTTCAATTGCGCCGTATGTACGAATTAGACGAATGGGAGCCGTATGAAGAAATGCTCGATGTGAGTTATACGAAGCCTGTTTCGATTTTAGTGCCTGCCTACAATGAAGAAGCCGGCATTTTCGCAACTGTTCGTTCACTACTTAGCATCGAATATCCAGAGTATGAAATTGTCGTCATTAACGACGGCTCAACCGACGATACGCTTGAGCGGCTAAAGAACGATTTCGATCTTATTCCGATCAAGCGCGTCATTCGTGAACAACTCAAAACGAAACGTGTGCGCGCAGTGTATCGCTCACGCAAGTTTTCTCATTTATTTGTCATCGATAAAGAAAACGGCGGAAAAGCAGATGCATTAAATGCGGGCATTAATTTTTCAACATATCCATACGTTTGTTCCATTGATGGCGACTCGGTCATTGAACGTCGCGCCTTTTTAAAAGTGATGAAGCCGATTGTGGACTCAGACGAAGACGTGATCGCCTCTGGCGGAAGCGTGCGCATCGCTAACGGTTGCGACATTGAAAAAGGGGAAGTGGTGCGCATTGGACTTTCCCGTCAACCGCTCGTCATTATGCAAGTCATTGAATATTTGCGCGCCTTTTTAATGGGACGTATCGGATTAAGCCGTCATAATTTATTATTAATTGTTTCAGGGGCTTTCGGTGTTTTTTCAAAACAATGGGTCATTCGTGCCGGCGGATATGCGCATACAGTCGGTGAAGATATGGAACTTGTCGTCCGACTTCATCGTCTCATTAAAGAAACGAACACAAATAAAAAAATTGTGTACGTGCCTGATCCGGTTTGTTGGACGGAAGCGCCGGAATCGATGACCGATTTGCGTAAACAGCGGCGGCGCTGGCATCGCGGATTGCTTGAAAGCCTTTGGCTTCATCGGCGGATGTGGTTTAACCCGCGTTACGGCTCCATCGGGCTCGTGTCGATGCCATATTTTTTGCTGATTGAATTTTTAGGCCCTGTCGTTGAGTTGCTTGGCTACATCCTCATCATCGTTTCGCTCATCTTAGGAGATGTGTATATTGAATTTGCGATTTTACTATTCCTCGTTTCCGTTTTGTACGGTTCGATTTTTTCCATGGCTGCCGTGTTATTAGAAGAATGGACGGTGCGGAAATTTTCGGGCGTCTCAGATGTTGTACGCCTCTTTTTTTATTCATTGACTGAAACGTTATGGTATCGTCCGTTGACGGTGTTATGGCGCTGTGAAGGAATCATTGATGCGCTGTTAAAAAGAAAAGGATGGGGAGAAATGAAAAGAAAAGGTGTGTCGAAATGA
- a CDS encoding HEAT repeat domain-containing protein: MLNELVFFTVILIALFTVLFAIFLYLVVRKRKDGKWKREVETYKQLYEPVLFRYLAYGDEQVPAPSSSAQHVAMMELLDHFMRVLANGGIKERATTLAEMYFVDYLRAQLAHRRLGRRMNALFFIEDFYLCSLIHELEAMYEQKQLTTMEKRQLLKMFALFQHPHVYEYMKQTDESFTQFDYRLILSRMDDHMFTKMVDHFFDWNEKIQYALIDMIGIMQKLAHVSFLRTLLRHEQSEYRIRALKALAEIAFPLDSAQLRIHLHSPVWQERLMGLRLCARIRQYELVETIKELVKDRVFSVRSQAAEALLRMPNGLAILEQIAQTSDDRYARDMALEWLERGREND, encoded by the coding sequence GTGCTCAATGAACTCGTTTTTTTTACTGTCATCTTAATCGCTTTATTCACCGTTTTATTTGCGATTTTTCTTTATTTAGTTGTCCGAAAAAGAAAAGATGGCAAATGGAAACGAGAAGTGGAAACGTATAAACAGTTATATGAACCGGTGTTATTTCGCTATTTAGCTTACGGTGACGAACAAGTCCCTGCTCCGTCATCGTCTGCACAACATGTCGCAATGATGGAGCTACTCGATCATTTTATGCGCGTACTTGCCAATGGGGGGATAAAGGAGAGGGCGACAACGTTAGCCGAGATGTATTTTGTCGATTATTTACGAGCACAACTTGCTCATCGTCGGCTCGGAAGAAGAATGAACGCCCTCTTTTTTATTGAAGATTTTTACCTTTGCTCGCTCATCCATGAGTTAGAAGCGATGTACGAACAAAAACAGTTAACGACGATGGAAAAGCGCCAACTGTTAAAAATGTTTGCGCTTTTTCAACATCCACACGTATATGAATATATGAAACAAACGGATGAATCGTTTACGCAATTTGACTATCGCCTCATTTTATCGCGCATGGACGATCATATGTTTACGAAAATGGTTGACCACTTTTTTGATTGGAATGAAAAAATACAATATGCGTTAATTGATATGATTGGTATTATGCAAAAACTTGCGCACGTTTCATTTTTGCGTACATTGCTTCGGCATGAGCAAAGCGAATATCGCATTCGCGCATTAAAAGCGTTAGCGGAAATCGCTTTTCCGCTTGATTCCGCGCAACTTCGCATTCATTTACATTCACCCGTTTGGCAAGAGCGGCTCATGGGGCTTCGGCTATGTGCGCGCATTCGTCAATATGAGCTCGTTGAGACGATTAAAGAGCTCGTCAAAGATCGGGTTTTCTCCGTGCGCTCCCAAGCGGCCGAAGCGTTGTTGCGCATGCCAAACGGCTTGGCGATTCTTGAACAAATCGCCCAAACATCAGATGACCGTTATGCGCGCGATATGGCGCTTGAATGGTTAGAAAGAGGGCGAGAAAATGATTAA
- a CDS encoding ATP-binding protein yields the protein MEKMRNYFRQSLARQFVVLVTSFLVVFVIGAASLFLYQTSLTSTFEQKKEQIETKMKYAQEIERAFNQAFSDARGYLAFNRKEFKLSIFREQENAQTALDALELAATTKDDTQFLLKARQFASYYFGTLVPQAIEAFENGNMQKVLSLSENGGTASIEQFQFQMKTYKNKLTEQLDAEFQQLRNDQTTAQTAFILFIFTILTILITIARMMMRKIGKPLNELAKVAEKIANDEQVIYDVREATNREDEIGKLANAFNKMLASIQEKEESLMAHNEELLAQQDELEVQQAELEQALETMQAREKELKRHNEFVHGLSSSLDKQDVLQSIVFHMARIMEADRGVIVLMNDEKTHAAFGLSAHGVEQFLTYIYNGLHQRLFEQKKPFMLKREVSASEKGYHEETMFVHDIFLPVLSNENEVEAILVFSRFGGPFSDEEMQEYVGLTKQISISLQKIALYEQSEQARETVQHILNTVQEGIHFVDKNGNSKIVNKQMVALLQKQSIAELEGASYEQWARGLVEQSDAGKTLCDYLQSIIFNGDEEREPFVYHLPQKRKVIQVYAKPLYRNGERQGTVFVHRDITKEFEVDQMKSEFVSTVSHELRTPLSSVLGFTELMLTKELKPERQKKYLTTIYQEAKRLTALINDFLDVQRMESGKQTYDKKYEDLVSIIENVIDTQKVNTTIHQFHVRKETDKTTVLGDRDKLAQVFTNLISNAIKYSPEGGNITVRIYERGNRLCVDVQDEGLGIPEEAIPNLFKKFYRVDNSDRRRIGGTGLGLAIVKEIVKAHEGEVTVTSELKKGSTFTVSLPLVTLARGGDDERETDEKQARAHVIIVEDDENLAALLEAELKDSGFRVKLVKEGKKAIELIQKEKPDAVVLDIMLEEHDASGWDVLKALKQNEELAHIPIIISSALEEREKGMALGANSYLVKPYQPSQLSKTILQMLLNKERQGEIFVPLNEEAN from the coding sequence ATGGAGAAGATGCGTAACTATTTTCGGCAAAGCTTAGCAAGACAATTTGTCGTACTCGTCACTAGTTTTTTAGTCGTCTTTGTCATCGGAGCGGCATCTTTGTTTCTATATCAAACGTCGTTAACGTCGACGTTTGAACAGAAAAAAGAACAAATCGAAACGAAGATGAAATATGCCCAAGAAATTGAACGGGCGTTTAACCAAGCGTTTTCTGATGCGCGCGGCTATTTAGCGTTCAACCGAAAAGAATTTAAATTAAGCATTTTTCGCGAACAAGAAAATGCGCAAACCGCGCTTGATGCATTAGAGTTGGCAGCGACGACAAAAGACGATACGCAATTTCTTTTAAAAGCGCGCCAGTTTGCTAGCTATTATTTCGGCACGCTCGTTCCGCAAGCAATTGAAGCGTTTGAAAACGGCAATATGCAAAAAGTATTAAGCTTATCAGAAAACGGCGGAACCGCATCGATTGAACAATTTCAATTTCAAATGAAAACGTACAAAAATAAATTAACGGAACAGCTTGATGCAGAATTTCAACAGTTGCGCAATGATCAGACGACCGCGCAAACGGCGTTTATTTTATTCATTTTTACGATTTTGACGATTTTAATTACAATCGCGCGCATGATGATGAGAAAAATCGGCAAACCGCTCAATGAGCTTGCGAAAGTCGCTGAAAAAATTGCCAATGATGAGCAAGTCATCTACGACGTCCGTGAAGCGACAAATCGCGAAGATGAAATTGGAAAATTGGCAAACGCCTTTAACAAAATGTTAGCGAGCATTCAAGAAAAAGAAGAAAGCTTAATGGCGCACAACGAAGAATTGCTTGCGCAGCAAGATGAATTAGAGGTGCAACAAGCCGAGCTGGAACAAGCGCTTGAAACGATGCAGGCGCGGGAAAAAGAATTAAAGCGTCATAACGAATTTGTTCACGGACTATCGAGCTCATTGGATAAGCAAGACGTGTTGCAAAGCATCGTGTTTCATATGGCGCGCATTATGGAAGCGGATCGCGGCGTGATCGTTTTAATGAACGACGAAAAAACGCATGCGGCATTCGGATTGTCGGCGCATGGGGTGGAACAGTTTTTAACATATATTTATAACGGTCTACATCAACGATTGTTTGAGCAAAAAAAGCCGTTTATGTTAAAACGGGAAGTTTCAGCTTCTGAAAAAGGGTATCATGAAGAAACGATGTTTGTACATGACATCTTTTTGCCTGTTCTTTCGAATGAAAATGAAGTGGAAGCGATTTTAGTATTTAGTCGCTTCGGCGGACCGTTTTCTGATGAAGAGATGCAAGAATATGTCGGTTTAACGAAACAAATATCGATTTCACTGCAAAAAATTGCGCTATACGAACAGTCAGAACAAGCGCGCGAAACGGTACAACATATTTTAAATACGGTGCAAGAAGGCATTCATTTTGTCGACAAGAACGGCAACAGCAAGATCGTCAATAAACAGATGGTTGCACTGCTGCAAAAACAATCGATTGCTGAACTTGAAGGTGCCAGTTACGAACAATGGGCGCGCGGCTTAGTTGAGCAATCTGATGCAGGGAAAACATTGTGCGACTATTTACAGTCGATTATTTTTAACGGCGATGAAGAACGTGAACCGTTTGTGTACCATTTACCGCAAAAACGAAAAGTCATTCAAGTGTACGCCAAGCCGTTATATCGCAATGGGGAGCGACAAGGAACGGTATTTGTTCATCGCGACATTACGAAAGAGTTTGAAGTCGACCAAATGAAATCGGAGTTTGTGAGCACCGTCAGCCACGAATTGCGCACGCCGTTATCGAGCGTACTCGGCTTTACGGAACTGATGTTAACGAAAGAGTTAAAGCCAGAACGACAGAAAAAATATTTAACGACAATTTACCAAGAAGCGAAGCGGTTAACGGCGCTGATTAATGACTTTTTAGATGTACAGCGAATGGAGTCTGGAAAACAAACGTACGACAAAAAATACGAAGATCTTGTTTCAATTATTGAAAACGTCATTGATACGCAAAAAGTAAATACGACGATTCACCAGTTTCATGTCCGAAAAGAAACAGACAAAACGACGGTGCTCGGCGACCGCGACAAACTCGCTCAAGTGTTTACAAACTTGATTAGCAACGCGATCAAATATTCGCCAGAAGGCGGCAATATTACAGTACGCATATACGAACGAGGCAATCGACTATGTGTCGATGTGCAAGACGAAGGGCTAGGCATTCCAGAAGAAGCGATCCCGAACTTATTTAAGAAATTTTATCGCGTCGACAATTCCGACCGTCGCCGCATCGGTGGAACAGGGCTTGGACTGGCCATTGTAAAAGAAATTGTCAAAGCGCATGAAGGAGAAGTCACTGTCACATCCGAATTGAAAAAAGGAAGTACGTTTACCGTTTCCTTGCCGCTTGTCACGTTGGCGCGCGGTGGAGATGATGAACGCGAAACGGATGAAAAACAAGCGCGTGCGCACGTCATTATTGTTGAAGATGATGAAAATTTAGCTGCGTTATTAGAAGCGGAATTAAAAGATAGCGGGTTTCGCGTCAAACTCGTCAAAGAAGGAAAAAAGGCGATTGAGCTCATTCAAAAAGAAAAACCGGATGCGGTCGTGTTAGACATTATGTTAGAAGAACATGACGCATCTGGTTGGGATGTGTTAAAAGCATTAAAGCAAAATGAAGAGCTCGCCCATATTCCAATTATTATTTCTTCGGCGTTAGAAGAACGGGAAAAAGGAATGGCGCTCGGCGCAAATAGTTATTTAGTAAAACCGTATCAACCGAGCCAACTATCGAAAACGATTTTGCAAATGTTGTTGAATAAAGAGCGACAAGGAGAGATTTTTGTCCCACTGAACGAGGAAGCCAATTAA
- a CDS encoding spore germination protein: MMWFTKKNRIDDVAKQLAHSPDFMCRRIACKGKNVYVLFLSNLINHAHLQQNVLAFIHEQQHVSIEQLARCLPIGAVSICETEKEMASYIRDGWAGIYIEKEKRGLVVNIAEKVERSLEKAETESLVLGPKMSFTESIDTNIRILRQNITDQKLVTEKMTIGVRNPLDVRVVYIEDIADQTNVQTVKQRLTELQIDEVIDSSILAQLLDDHAYTIFPQYLLTELPDRLAYSLLKGRIGIFVDRSPTVIICPTTFFSFFETTEDIYLRWTMSTVLRAVRMLGIFASIFLSPLYVAVITYHYEVIPSALLLTIGESRSRVPFPPVIEALFLEFMIELLREAGARLPTKVGQTMGIVGGIVLGQAAVDAGFTSNVLIIIVALSALGSFTAPSYEMGATIRILRFPIILLAALWGLVGIFIGVSLLLIHLLKLTSLGRPYLSPMYPFRFADMKYALIRLPIKFYNERPKTNRPQNSRRFSWREAMKRKDLDE; encoded by the coding sequence ATGATGTGGTTTACAAAAAAAAATCGAATAGATGATGTGGCGAAACAGCTTGCCCATTCGCCAGATTTTATGTGCCGCCGCATTGCATGTAAAGGAAAAAACGTGTACGTTCTTTTTTTAAGCAATTTAATTAATCACGCTCATCTTCAACAAAACGTCCTAGCCTTTATTCATGAACAACAACACGTATCGATTGAGCAGCTGGCGCGCTGTTTGCCGATTGGCGCAGTGAGCATATGTGAAACGGAAAAAGAAATGGCGTCATATATACGCGACGGTTGGGCGGGCATTTACATCGAAAAAGAAAAGCGTGGTCTTGTCGTCAACATCGCAGAAAAAGTCGAACGTTCGCTTGAAAAAGCGGAAACGGAATCGCTTGTCCTCGGTCCGAAAATGTCGTTTACCGAGTCCATCGATACGAACATTCGTATTTTGCGCCAAAATATTACCGATCAAAAATTAGTGACTGAAAAAATGACGATCGGGGTGCGCAACCCGCTCGATGTGCGCGTCGTATACATTGAGGACATCGCCGATCAAACAAACGTTCAAACAGTGAAGCAACGGTTAACGGAATTGCAAATTGACGAAGTGATCGACAGCTCCATTTTAGCGCAACTATTAGACGATCATGCATATACGATTTTTCCGCAATATTTATTAACGGAACTTCCTGACCGATTAGCGTATAGTTTATTAAAAGGGCGCATCGGCATTTTTGTTGATCGTAGCCCGACGGTCATCATTTGTCCGACAACGTTTTTTAGCTTTTTTGAGACGACGGAAGACATTTATTTACGCTGGACGATGAGCACCGTCTTGCGCGCGGTACGAATGCTTGGCATTTTCGCTTCCATTTTTTTATCACCGTTATATGTCGCCGTCATTACATATCATTACGAAGTCATTCCGTCCGCTTTATTGTTAACGATTGGCGAATCCCGTTCGCGCGTGCCCTTTCCTCCTGTCATTGAAGCGTTATTTTTAGAATTTATGATTGAACTATTGCGTGAAGCAGGGGCGCGCTTGCCGACAAAAGTCGGTCAAACGATGGGTATCGTTGGCGGTATCGTTCTCGGACAGGCTGCAGTGGATGCCGGATTTACGAGCAACGTGCTCATCATTATTGTTGCATTAAGCGCGCTCGGTTCGTTTACGGCACCAAGTTATGAAATGGGGGCAACGATTCGCATTTTACGCTTCCCAATCATTTTACTCGCGGCGCTTTGGGGGCTCGTTGGCATATTTATTGGCGTCAGCCTGTTGCTTATTCATTTATTAAAGCTTACATCGCTTGGACGTCCATATTTATCGCCGATGTATCCGTTTCGTTTTGCAGATATGAAATATGCGCTCATTCGTTTGCCGATTAAGTTTTATAACGAACGTCCGAAAACGAACCGTCCGCAAAACTCCCGCCGTTTTTCATGGCGTGAAGCGATGAAACGAAAGGATTTGGATGAATGA
- a CDS encoding response regulator transcription factor, protein MAKILLAEDEEVLRMLVVDTLEDEGHDIDEACDGEEALEMIKQNDYDLILLDYMMPIYTGLEVIQQVRQMPDKKHVKIMMLSAKSQQADQQRVIGAGADYFMAKPYSPLELVQRIEAILHGEDA, encoded by the coding sequence ATGGCGAAAATTTTGTTAGCGGAAGATGAAGAAGTGTTGCGCATGCTCGTTGTCGATACGCTAGAAGATGAAGGGCATGACATCGATGAAGCGTGCGATGGAGAAGAAGCGTTGGAGATGATTAAACAAAACGATTACGATTTAATTTTACTTGATTATATGATGCCAATATATACCGGTTTAGAAGTCATTCAACAAGTGCGTCAAATGCCCGATAAAAAACATGTAAAGATTATGATGCTATCGGCAAAAAGTCAACAGGCGGATCAACAACGTGTAATAGGTGCTGGCGCCGACTATTTTATGGCAAAGCCGTATAGCCCTCTTGAATTAGTGCAACGAATCGAGGCGATTTTACATGGAGAAGATGCGTAA